The Streptomyces sp. 135 sequence CGGGTGACCTTCTCGATGATCAGGCCGGCCAGCACGTAGTTCGTGTTGCTGTACTCCCACTTCTTCCCGGGCTCGAAATGGGCCTCGTGCCGCAGCGCGATGCCGAGGAGTTCGCGGGGTTCGTAGTACCGCGGCTGGATGTCGTACTCGGTGTAGTTGGGCAGCCCGCTGGTCTGCTGGAGGAGGTGGCGCACGGTGATGCGGCGGCCGTCGATGCCCTCCCCGCGCACCAGGCCCGGCAGGTAGGTGTCGATGTGCGCGTCGAGCGAGATCCTCTTCTCGGCGACCAGCTGCAGCATGACCACCGCGGTGAACGTCTTGGTGTTGCTGCCGATCCGCACCTGGCCGTCCCGGGGCACCTGCGCGCCGGTCGCGAGGTCCCCGACACCGGCGGTGTAGGCACGTCCGCGGCCCGTGCGGTCCGTGACGCTCGCCAGCGCGGCGGGCATGCCGTCGGCGCGCACCAGCGCGTCCAGGCCCTGCTGGACGGTGTCCGGCCGGGGAGCCGCCGACGCCGCCGACGCCGAGGGCGCCTGGAGCGCTCCCGCCGTCATGACACCCACGGCCACCGCGACCGCCGCCGCCACGCTCCCGCGACGCCGACCGCCCTGCCGCCCGG is a genomic window containing:
- a CDS encoding serine hydrolase domain-containing protein, with amino-acid sequence MREQAWQRVRSSGRQGGRRRGSVAAAVAVAVGVMTAGALQAPSASAASAAPRPDTVQQGLDALVRADGMPAALASVTDRTGRGRAYTAGVGDLATGAQVPRDGQVRIGSNTKTFTAVVMLQLVAEKRISLDAHIDTYLPGLVRGEGIDGRRITVRHLLQQTSGLPNYTEYDIQPRYYEPRELLGIALRHEAHFEPGKKWEYSNTNYVLAGLIIEKVTRRTVAQEIDRRVIDRLGLRHTYFPAPRDATIREPHPKGYYQDAPGTELDDITEIDPSWAWSAGQLISTNSDLNRFFTALIGGRLLPAAQLDQMRTTVPAPYFGDGARYGLGIVSKPLSCGGRSWGHGGSFPGYETRGGVTDDGRAANVAVTMQPTAEAAEKRLESVVDTALCRR